In Flammeovirgaceae bacterium 311, one DNA window encodes the following:
- a CDS encoding hypothetical protein (COG0457 FOG: TPR repeat), which yields MKYPVMRYGMLICLMFSASIAFAQIKMPQASPAEKTSTTIGLTDVTLEYSRPGVKGRERNIFGGMLPYGEVWRTGANASTKVTFSDSVKVSGQWLPGGTYALYTIPGQDEWTVIFNKNLELWGSMGYKQEEDALRVKVKPVNTGEPAETFTINFSNFTNNSANMNIMWDFTKVSVPIETEVDSKVMAQIQSTMSKPVDNGGTYFQAANYYYRNGKDKQQALEWVDKALEKEDRYYIHYLKALILADMNKPKDAIKAAERSKELAKTGNNPEYVKMNDELIARLGKSNGTKRK from the coding sequence ATGAAATACCCTGTTATGCGTTATGGCATGCTTATTTGCCTGATGTTCAGTGCTTCCATCGCATTTGCACAAATAAAAATGCCCCAGGCCAGTCCTGCTGAAAAAACAAGCACTACCATTGGGCTTACTGATGTTACCCTGGAATACTCACGTCCTGGTGTTAAAGGCCGCGAGCGCAACATCTTTGGTGGTATGCTTCCCTATGGTGAGGTATGGCGTACAGGTGCTAACGCATCTACTAAAGTAACTTTTTCTGATAGCGTAAAAGTAAGTGGCCAGTGGCTGCCCGGTGGCACCTATGCCCTTTATACAATTCCAGGCCAGGACGAGTGGACTGTGATCTTTAATAAAAACCTTGAACTTTGGGGTTCTATGGGTTACAAGCAGGAGGAAGATGCCTTAAGGGTAAAAGTAAAACCTGTTAATACTGGTGAACCAGCTGAAACCTTCACCATTAATTTCAGCAATTTCACTAATAACAGCGCCAACATGAATATCATGTGGGACTTTACCAAAGTAAGTGTTCCGATAGAGACCGAAGTAGATTCAAAGGTAATGGCACAAATCCAGTCTACCATGTCGAAGCCGGTAGATAATGGCGGCACTTATTTTCAGGCTGCCAACTATTACTATCGCAATGGTAAGGACAAACAGCAAGCCCTGGAGTGGGTTGATAAAGCGCTTGAAAAAGAAGATCGCTACTATATCCATTATCTGAAAGCACTTATCCTGGCAGATATGAATAAGCCAAAAGATGCCATCAAGGCAGCCGAGCGCTCTAAAGAACTTGCCAAAACAGGTAACAACCCAGAATATGTAAAAATGAATGATGAGCTGATTGCTCGCCTGGGTAAGTCAAACGGCACCAAAAGAAAATAG
- a CDS encoding acyl-CoA thioesterase, PaaI family protein (COG2050 Uncharacterized protein, possibly involved in aromatic compounds catabolism), with protein MWQFKLILDYLDLLTTIFLPLMFNVPNYRNIMEKVIPFHQVLGLKLIEMREGYAAIKIPFKQELVGDPRTNSIHGGVISTALDAAGGAAGITTLTGSEDQIATVDIHIDYLDAGRPEDIIVEGQIVRNGSSLVYTQMKAHHEGDNKIIVQARAVYRVKRQAK; from the coding sequence ATGTGGCAATTTAAGTTGATTTTGGATTATCTTGATCTTTTAACTACAATTTTCTTGCCGCTTATGTTTAATGTTCCCAACTACCGAAATATCATGGAGAAAGTAATTCCTTTCCATCAGGTATTGGGACTGAAACTGATTGAAATGCGGGAGGGATATGCTGCCATAAAAATTCCTTTCAAGCAGGAGCTGGTGGGTGATCCAAGAACCAACAGCATTCATGGAGGGGTGATCAGTACGGCACTCGATGCTGCAGGTGGGGCAGCAGGCATTACCACCTTAACGGGTTCCGAAGATCAGATAGCCACCGTTGATATTCATATAGACTATTTAGATGCTGGCAGACCGGAAGATATCATCGTGGAAGGGCAGATTGTCAGAAACGGGAGTTCCCTGGTATATACCCAAATGAAGGCCCACCATGAGGGTGACAATAAAATAATTGTACAGGCACGGGCCGTTTACCGGGTAAAAAGACAGGCTAAATGA
- a CDS encoding putative 3-methyladenine DNA glycosylase (COG2094 3-methyladenine DNA glycosylase), with protein MSKLPQNFYTREDPVLIGRELLGKYLFTKTDNIITGGIIVETEAYNGRTDKACHAHLGRRTKRTEIMYRQGGVAYVYFTYGMHHLFNIVTNEEGYADAVLIRAIEPTEGIAEMMLRRGLNKQEYRLTAGPGVLCQALDISRDQYGEDLQGDKIWLEDRNLFIPDQDIITGPRIGIAYAKEDALLPWRFSIRNNHWVSRAKANYEFSNNSTK; from the coding sequence ATGAGCAAACTGCCGCAAAATTTTTATACACGAGAAGATCCGGTACTCATTGGCCGGGAGCTGCTGGGAAAATACCTGTTCACCAAAACAGATAATATTATTACCGGAGGTATTATTGTTGAAACCGAGGCCTATAATGGTCGGACAGATAAAGCCTGTCATGCGCACCTGGGCAGGCGTACCAAGCGTACAGAAATTATGTACAGGCAGGGTGGAGTGGCCTATGTATACTTTACCTATGGCATGCACCATCTTTTTAACATAGTAACGAACGAAGAGGGTTACGCCGATGCTGTTTTGATAAGAGCCATTGAGCCTACTGAAGGCATAGCAGAAATGATGCTCCGCAGAGGGCTTAACAAACAGGAATACAGGCTTACTGCCGGACCCGGTGTTTTGTGCCAGGCCCTAGATATTAGCCGTGATCAGTATGGCGAAGATTTGCAGGGAGATAAAATATGGCTCGAAGATCGAAACCTATTCATTCCCGATCAGGATATAATAACAGGGCCACGCATAGGGATTGCGTATGCTAAGGAAGATGCCTTATTGCCCTGGCGATTTAGCATCAGGAACAATCACTGGGTAAGCAGAGCAAAAGCAAATTATGAGTTTAGTAATAATAGCACCAAGTAA
- a CDS encoding phosphoglycerate dehydrogenase-like oxidoreductase (COG0111 Phosphoglycerate dehydrogenase and related dehydrogenases) — translation MSLVIIAPSKNNTDFWQRRLQEELKAKGEDVKVEIWPEVENPDKVLMAVTWKHPQESLYAYPHLKVVSSMGAGVDHILKDQHLPLHWHIVRIVDEQLTRGMSNYLLAAVLNYHKQMLHFYKLQQAHRWGYSETPEIALQPGILGLGELGRDIALKLKALGFQVSGFSRTSKAIMGVNTFSGEDELESFLQQSNLLICLLPLTQDTRNYLNLEFFRKCKKGSYLINVARGSHLVEEDLITALDEGQLAGATLDVFRQEPLPKEHPFWDHPKVFITPHIASVTNPDAAIPQVAENYIRMLQDKPLLNKIDRTAGY, via the coding sequence ATGAGTTTAGTAATAATAGCACCAAGTAAAAATAACACAGATTTTTGGCAGAGGCGTTTACAGGAGGAGCTAAAGGCAAAAGGCGAAGATGTAAAAGTTGAAATATGGCCTGAGGTAGAAAATCCGGATAAAGTGCTGATGGCTGTTACCTGGAAGCATCCGCAGGAAAGTCTTTATGCTTATCCTCATTTAAAAGTAGTTTCCTCTATGGGCGCTGGGGTAGATCATATTCTGAAAGACCAGCACCTGCCCCTGCACTGGCACATTGTGCGAATTGTTGATGAGCAGCTTACCCGCGGCATGAGCAACTACCTGCTGGCTGCGGTGCTGAACTACCATAAGCAGATGCTCCATTTCTACAAGCTGCAGCAAGCGCATCGCTGGGGTTATTCAGAAACACCTGAAATAGCGCTTCAGCCGGGTATACTGGGTTTGGGGGAACTTGGAAGAGATATTGCCCTTAAATTAAAAGCACTGGGCTTTCAGGTATCGGGTTTCAGCCGTACTTCTAAGGCAATTATGGGCGTTAACACCTTCTCCGGAGAAGATGAACTGGAATCTTTTCTGCAGCAATCGAATCTGTTGATTTGCCTGCTGCCGCTCACCCAAGATACCAGGAACTATTTAAATCTTGAATTCTTCAGAAAATGTAAAAAAGGCAGTTATCTGATTAATGTTGCCAGGGGCAGCCACCTGGTAGAAGAAGATCTGATCACAGCTTTGGATGAAGGGCAGCTTGCCGGAGCCACACTGGATGTTTTCCGGCAGGAGCCCCTGCCAAAGGAGCATCCGTTCTGGGATCACCCAAAAGTTTTTATTACCCCCCATATAGCGAGTGTAACCAATCCTGATGCCGCTATCCCGCAGGTTGCAGAAAATTATATCAGAATGTTGCAGGACAAACCTCTTTTGAATAAAATTGACCGTACAGCCGGCTATTAA